One window of Drosophila willistoni isolate 14030-0811.24 unplaced genomic scaffold, UCI_dwil_1.1 Seg650, whole genome shotgun sequence genomic DNA carries:
- the LOC124461781 gene encoding probable GH family 25 lysozyme 3 → MIYDLRLLTYNYNNIDTNNNRGTDDDVTLTLSPVIVGSVLTIIIIGVAIAIRIFVVTFVHNLRRNRQHGSKATAAGVTAQPNDVFKSGNLEKPRWQHTDIKTKSSEDLVEDERDPDVIPSQYVGGSSAGSSGSNASNVGTTTGSSTSTAVVASSTGAGGAGTGVATASATVAGEFAAATSVVGNAGGGAGVSKWSPNGNVSISKAQKR, encoded by the exons ATGATTTATGACCTGCGATTGTTAACCTATAATTACAACAACATCGACACGAACAACAACCGGGGAACAGACGACGATGTAACACTGACATTGTCACCGGTGATTGTTGGCAGCGTTCTGACCATCATAATTATTGGTGTGGCCATCGCGATACGGATATTTGTGGTGACATTTGTACACAATTTGCGACGCAATCGTCAACATGGCAGCAAGGCAACGGCAGCCGGTGTAACAGCCCAACCAAATGATGTCTTTAAG aGTGGAAATCTGGAGAAACCTCGTTGGCAACATACAGATATAAAGACAAAGTCATCAGAGGATTTGGTTGAAGATGAACGTGATCCGGATGTTATACCCTCTCAATATG TTGGCGGCAGCAGCGCTGGCAGTAGCGGAAGCAATGCCTCCAATGTGGGCACCACCACAGGCAGCAGCACATCCACTGCAGTGGTGGCATCATCAACAGGAGCAGGAGGAGCTGGAACAGGAGTTGCTACAGCTTCGGCCACAGTTGCTGGCGAATTTGCAGCAGCCACGTCGGTAGTTGGCAATGCTGGAGGTGGTGCAGGAGTCTCCAAATGGTCACCCAATGGCAATGTGAGTATTTCAAAGGCACAAAAGAGATGA